In the Pseudomonas sp. DTU_2021_1001937_2_SI_NGA_ILE_001 genome, one interval contains:
- a CDS encoding alpha-ketoacid dehydrogenase subunit beta, whose product MNNDKVTLLEAVNLALHRAMAEDENIVVLGEDVGVNGGVFRATQGLRDSFGFKRVIDSPLAETMLGGLAVGMAAQGLKPVLEIQFLGFIYAAMEHLVSHASRLRNRTRGRLTCPMVLRSPMGAGIRAPEHHSESTEALFAHIPGLRVVIPSSPARAYGLLLAAIDDPDPVIFLEPTRLYRMNPQPLVDDGKRLPLDTCFTLREGSDITLISWGASVHETLQAAQALAERGVSAEVIDVACVKPLDLDTLEASVRKTGRCVIVHEAPRSCGVGAEIAASLYERALLDLHAPIQRVTAPDIPPPLYRLEQLYMPGVEDILHACDSALEYA is encoded by the coding sequence ATGAACAATGACAAAGTGACTTTGCTCGAAGCGGTCAACCTGGCCTTGCACCGGGCCATGGCCGAAGACGAGAACATCGTGGTACTGGGGGAGGATGTCGGGGTCAACGGCGGGGTGTTCCGCGCCACTCAAGGCTTGCGCGACAGCTTTGGCTTCAAGCGGGTGATCGACTCGCCACTGGCCGAAACCATGCTCGGCGGCCTGGCGGTGGGCATGGCTGCCCAAGGCCTGAAGCCTGTGCTGGAGATCCAGTTCCTGGGGTTCATTTATGCGGCCATGGAACACCTGGTGTCGCATGCCAGCCGCCTGCGCAACCGCACCCGCGGCCGACTGACCTGCCCGATGGTGTTGCGCAGCCCGATGGGCGCCGGCATTCGTGCGCCGGAGCACCACAGCGAAAGCACCGAAGCGCTGTTCGCGCACATTCCCGGCCTGCGCGTGGTCATCCCGTCGTCCCCGGCGCGCGCCTATGGCCTGCTGCTGGCGGCCATCGATGATCCCGACCCGGTGATCTTCCTCGAACCCACCCGGCTCTACCGCATGAATCCGCAACCGCTGGTCGATGACGGCAAGCGCCTGCCGCTGGACACCTGCTTCACCCTGCGCGAAGGCAGCGACATCACCCTGATCAGTTGGGGCGCCAGCGTGCATGAAACCCTGCAGGCGGCGCAGGCCCTGGCCGAGCGCGGCGTGTCGGCGGAAGTCATCGATGTCGCCTGCGTCAAACCCCTCGATCTCGACACTCTGGAAGCCTCGGTACGCAAGACCGGGCGCTGCGTGATCGTCCATGAAGCGCCACGTTCCTGCGGGGTAGGGGCGGAAATCGCCGCCAGCCTCTACGAACGTGCGCTGCTGGACCTGCATGCGCCGATCCAGCGCGTCACGGCGCCGGACATTCCGCCGCCGCTGTACCGTCTGGAACAGCTGTACATGCCCGGTGTGGAAGACATTCTCCACGCCTGCGATAGCGCACTGGAATACGCCTGA